CAAAGCCGCCAGTATCGATGACAAACTTATCTCCTTATTTTCGGATGTTAATCTTCTCTCACACACTGACTATTCGTTACTCGATAAAGTCATGAAAATATTGGGAAATAGTGCTGAAGAATTGGATTTATTCGTCGAGCGAGTTCAGGAAAGAACTGTCAATGTTCAGGCTGAACAGCCCCTTGATGAAACCAAGTTAGACATCATTGCCGCGATAAAAGCAGAGTTAAAAATCACTGAAGCAAAACAAGTTAAAGAACAAGCGGAAGTGACCCCCCTAGCCCAGTTTAAGAGCAAAGGCGTTTTTGCCCGTAAGCGAGTAAAAGGCCGTAATTTCTCGTATGAGTTTGGCCGCTTGTCTAAGGACGTGCAAAGTGAACTCGACCAAGCGATCGCGGCGGTATTGGAGAAGTATCAAGACCGTTGAACCTGTTGTGATTCTCGCAATAGGCAGCTCTTAGCTTAGCTGCCTATTGTGGGTCATAAAGACTCCAGCTCATTTTTGTCGGATAGGCGACACCTGTTACCAGATGCCGCCCTCCTAAGAACCGTACGTGCAACTTTCACTGCATACGGCTCAAGCCTCCGCTAAGGCGTATTACGTTACCCAGCAACCTAGATAGCAGTTAAGGCAGGGTCAAACCAAGAGTGACGACTTTCCTTTTTCGGCTTCCTCTTTGCCAAGTAATCTTGGTAAAGCGGATCGAATGGGGTTGCTGCACTTCTAATTTTCACATGCCTTTTGATCGGCGTTTTCGCTATTTGAATTAGGTTGTAGTGACAGTCCATATTGGCGATTTTCTGCCAACCGTGAAATTGCCATCCACCACTTCTGTTCATGTAGTATTTTCGCCTTACCCAGTCTTTGGGTTTAGTGGGATGACGTCTAACCGCCCATCGCCACAGTAACCAGAAGATTTGATGACCGAGGTAACCGAAAGTGCGCTTTGCAACGCAGTGGCGATAATAGTTCGCCCAACCTTTCAGCTTAGGGTTCAGTAATCTAATGAGATCATTGACTGGCATTGTTGCGTGCTTCTTGATGAGTTCACGCAAGTTACCCAAGAAAGAGAGAACGTTGCTCTTACTCGGTTTGATGAGTAGTTTGCCTTTGTACTTCCTGAGGTTAAAGCCCAGAAAATCAAAGCCATCATCTATATGAGTAATGTGTGTTTTCTCTTCAGAGAGTGTCAACCCTCTTTCTTTTAGAAAATCAATCACCCTTGGTTTGACTTCGTTAACAAGAACATCTTTTGACGAACCTGTTATCACAAAATCATCCGCATAACCGATAAAGTTAACTCGTTCTCCCGATTTCTTAGCGACTTCTTTCACGAGCTTTTCTAGGCCCGCAAGCGTCAGTAACATAAGCGTTGGAGAGATAATTCCTCCTTGCGGAGTTCCCTCCGACGTTCGGTAGAACAAGCCCTTATCGATATAGCCAGAGCCTAACCACTGCTTCAGCATCCTTTTGTCTATTTGAACATGTTCAAGTAGCCATTCATGCCCAATCTTGTCAAAGCAAGCTTTAATATCCCCCTCCAAAACCCAGCGACCTGAGCGCTTAAGACACAAGCATTTGAAACATTGTGCTATTGCGTCAGCCGTACTGCGATTAGGGCGAAAACCGTAGCTATTTGGATCTGCTATCGTTTCCGATATCGGTTCCAAAGCAAGCAGATAAAGCGCTTGTTGCGCTCGGTCTATCATGCATGGAATGCCTAGGGGTCTAAGTTTGCCATTCTTTTTCGGGATGTAGATACGTCTGAGCGGTTTAGCTCGGTAACCTTTGCGATTCAATTGATCCACTGCGGTCATTCGACGGGCATCCGTATTCCAAATGACACCATCGATTCCTGGAGTGTTACTGCCTTTGTTTTGGGACACCCGCTTCACAGCAAGTAATTTCGCTGATCTGGAGTGGGTTAAGATCCACTGCAAAGCCTTCGCTTTACTGTGTTTTCCCTCTCGAGTTGCTTTTTCAATGCGCATTTGAAGCTTTAACACGTGCGACTCGACAGCTTTCCAATCGATGGATTGCCATTGAGTGCCATTAGGAGAGGCACTAACTTCTGATGAAGCCACCATTTGCGTTTCTCCTTGAATAAAGTTCTTCAAATCATCTTGCAACGGGAGACCAGTTAGAAGTCAGCTCGCTTTCACGCCAGATATAAACCTGTATCCACTTCATTACAAAGCGGCCTTTGCTTTTTCTAACCTCCTTTACCTGCACACCTATCGGCAATCTTCGCAGACTGCTTTCCCAATGGGAGATATACAGGCTTACCCTGTTCCGTATGTCGCGCAAAATATCAGCTTAGATGCCCACTATAGTGCGGAGAGTACATCGATCACGAAAGAGTACTGTCCAACTTCTTTCCGACTCTCATTGCCATTTTTGGCCACAGCGTATTAACCACTTCCGCTGCTTCATCATATAACGCGCCTTGCGTGGATTCACTTACGTTCATCATACTGACACCCTAGCACTTACCCAATTTGTGGTTATCAGGAGGAACGTCCTCTCACGATTCCATTCCCACTCTGCCTAACGGCTGAGTTTCGTTACATTGTCGGATCCGCTGCTTTATTCAGGATCCTAGGGTCATCTGGTGATACAGATGGTTCACTCTTATCGTGGTGAACAACGCTTCATACGACTTCAGGTCGCACGGACAAAAGTAAGTTAGTGGCTTTACTAATTTAGTATTACATAGATTACTTTTTGTAATACTAAATTCCTGATCAGAAGACCCCTTTCACTCTATGACTACATCTTGAGATTAACAACTGCTACCCACTCCTTGAATCCAATATATATGTAAACAAGCTGGTCGGTTAAACGCTAATTAGAGTATGCAAATACATAGTTGTTTACATCCATTGATACCTAAAACGTAGAACCTTCTCAATTTCTGGTTTTTTCTTTAAAAATTATCCAATTAGCTAGCTAAACCTCTATCTGTGTATTTTACTTAAGATAGACAATCACGATTCACGGATGATAAAAATGGCTAACAAAAAAAACGTCGAAGCAAACAAGAAAAATAACGAGCTAGAACAAAAGAAGCCGACACAAAAAAAGAAGCTCAGACTGCATTCGCACCTTAAAGTTAAAATACCAATTTTTCAATCACTTATGATGATACTACCATCGCTGGCAAAGCACGCATCAGCCAGAAATGGAGACGATACCAGCGATACGGTAGATCGAGTAAACACAAATAGCGCGACAGAAAAAGGCATCATATCCGACCATGGCAAAGCAGAATCATCAGTGGTTAGTCATCAAGAAGCTCAAACCGGTGAAGAGCACGTAAGCCCGATCTTAAGTACAAACCAGACTCCACATGGTTCTAACAGTCACTTAGTCCCTTCTCATCATTTATCGACGTTTTCTCACCCACAAGTCCATTATATTCCTTCAGTATCGATGCCTGCCATCTCTGCAGGAAGTAACTGGCATCCTATTCCTTCAAGTACGCCTTCGACACCAGCTCTACCAGTAACTTTTATGCCAGAAGTAATAAAAGGTACATACGGAGAGCTACATGTTGATGTAAATGGTCAATACACATTTGTATTGAATCCAAAATCTCCTCAATACATCCTGCTGAACCAGCACCAACAAGGTACTGACCATTTTACGTTACATCTATCTAATGGATCGAACATCATTGTTCAGATACCGGTAACCGGTAAACAAGACACGCCAAGCATTTCTGGAGACTTAGCTGGTGTTGTAACAGAAGATCACAACATTGATTCACAAGGCTTGTTACATGCGAACGGTAAAATTGATGTAATAGATCCTGACCAAAATGAAAGTTCAATGAAGCATGAAATCATCTCTGGAAAGTATGGGGCGCTAACTATTGATGCTGATGGACACTGGCAGTATCAAGTGGATAACTCTCTTTCGAATATTCAAGCGTTAACCGCTGCCACTTCATTACACGAAAGTTTCACTGTTCACACCAAAGATGGAACTCCACAAACCATTGATATGACGATTGGAGGAAACGACGACAATGCCGTAATTTATGGAGTGGATGCAGGAGTGGTGATAGAAGATTTAACGACACAAATCCAAGGTAAACTTTCTGTAGCTGACTCTGACTTTGGAGAAAGTCACTTTCAAGCATCACAAGTAACTGGTCATTTGGGTACACTCAATATCACGGAAGATGGTGTGTGGACGTACGTTCTCGATAACACAAACCCTGCGGTTCAAGAATTAAGCGCGAATAAAACAACCACCGATACCATTACAGTACATTCAGCCGATGGTACTGCACATCAGATTACATTAACGATTAATGGCACTAATGACAAAGCCACAGTCAGCAGCGCGACCATCGCCATTGATGAAACCGACCAAGCGGTAACGACTTCAGGCACACTAACCAGTACCGACGTAGATAATCCAGACAACACTTTCATACCCGCCTCGATTACTGGCTCTAACGGTGACCTCACCATTGATGCCAATGGTCATTGGAATTTCACCGCAAGCAGTGCGTTCAATCAATTAAACGTCGGCGATAAGGTCGAAGAAACATTCACAGTGTCGTCTGTTGATGGCACACCATCGACCATCAAGGTCACAATTAATGGCACTAATGACAAAGCCACGGTCAGCAGCGCGACCATCGCCATTGATGAAACCGACCAAGCGGTAACGACTTCAGGCACGTTGGCCAGCACCGACGTAGATAACCCAGACAACACTTTCATACCCGCCTCGATTACTGGATCTAACGGTGACCTCACCATTGATGCCAATGGTCATTGGAATTTCACCGCAAGCAGTGCGTTCAATCAATTAAACGTTGGCGATAAGGTCGAAGAGACGTTTACCGTCAATTCGATTGATGGCACGCCATCGACCATCAAAGTCACAATTAATGGCACCAATGATAAAGCGACGGTCAGTACCGCAACGGTCAGTGTGGATGAAACTGACAAAGCGGTAACAACCTCAGGCACGCTAACCAGTATCGATGTTGATAACCCAGACAACACTTTCATACCCGCCTCGATTACTGGATCTAACGGTGACCTCACCATTGATGCCAATGGTCATTGGAATTTCACCGCGAACAGTGCGTTCAATCAATTAAACGTTGGCGATAAGGTCGAAGAAACCTTCACCGTGTCGTCTGTTGATGGCACACCATCGACCATCAAGGTGACGATTAATGGCACCAACGACAAAGCAACGGTCAGCACTGCAACCATTGCCATCGATGAAACCGACAAAGCGGTTACCACCTCGGGCACACTAACCAGTACCGACGTAGATAATCCAGACAACACTTTCATACCCGCCTCGATTACTGGCTCTAACGGTGACCTCACCATTGATGCTAATGGACATTGGTCATTCACCGCGAACAGTGCGTTCAATCAATTAAACGTTGGCGATAAGGTCGAAGAAACCTTCACAGTGTCGTCTGTTGATGGCACACCATCGACCATCAAGGTGACGATTAATGGCACTAATGATAAAGCGACGGTCAGTACCGCAACGGTCAGTGTGGATGAAACTGACAAAGCGGTTACCACCTCGGGAACACTAACCAGTACCGACGTAGATAATCCAGATAATACGTTTACACCCGGTTCTATTTCAGGCACTAATGGCGATCTGACTATTGATGCCAATGGTCATTGGGTGTTCACCGCAAGCAGCGCGTTCAATCAATTAAACGTTGGCGATAAGGTCGAAGAAACCTTCACAGTGTCGTCTGTTGATGGCACACCATCGACCATCAAGGTCACGATTAATGGCACCAACGACAAAGCAACGGTCAGCACTGCAACCATTGCCATCGATGAGACTGACAAAGCGGTGACGACATCAGGCACGTTGACCAGCACCGACGTAGATAACCCAGACAACACTTTCATACCCGCCTCGATTACTGGATCTAACGGTGACCTCACCATTGATGCCAATGGTCATTGGGTGTTCACCGCAAGCAGCGCGTTCAATCAATTAAACGTCGGCGATAAGGTCGAAGAAACCTTCACAGTGTCGTCTGTTGATGGCACACCATCGACCATCAAGGTCACAATTAATGGCACTAATGACAAAGCCACGGTCAGCAGCGCGACCATCGCCATTGATGAAACCGACCAAGCGGTAACGACTTCAGGCACACTAACCAGCACCGACGTAGATAACCCAGACAACACTTTCATACCCGCCTCGATTACTGGATCTAACGGTGACCTCACCATTGATGCCAATGGTCATTGGAATTTCACCGCGAACAGTGCGTTCAATCAATTAAACGTTGGCGATAAGGTCGAAGAAACCTTCACCGTGTCGTCTGTTGATGGCACACCATCGACCATCAAGGTGACGATTAATGGCACCAACGACAAAGCAACGGTCAGCACTGCAACCATTGCCATCGATGAGACTGACCAAGCGGTAACGACTTCAGGCACACTAACCAGTACCGACGTAGATAATCCAGACAACACTTTCATACCCGCCTCGATTACTGGATCTAACGGTGACCTCACCATTGATGCCAATGGTCATTGGAATTTCACCGCGAACAGTGCGTTCAATCAATTAAACGTCGGCGATAAGGTCGAAGAAACCTTCACAGTGTCGTCTGTTGATGGCACACCATCGACCATCAAAGTCACGATTAATGGCACTAATGACAAAGCAACGGTCAGCAGCGCGACCATCGCCATCGATGAAACCGACAAAGCGGTTACCACCTCGGGAACGTTGACCAGCACCGACGTAGATAATCCAGATAATGCGTTTACACCCGGTTCTATTTCAGGTGCTAACGGTGACCTGACCATTGATGCCAATGGTCATTGGGTGTTCACCGCGAACAGTGCATTCAATCAATTAAACGTTGGCGATAAGGTCGAAGAAACCTTCACCGTGTCGTCTGTTGATGGCACACCATCGACCATCAAGGTGACGATTAATGGCACCAACGACAAAGCAACGGTCAGCACTGCAACCATTGCCATCGATGAGACTGACAAAGCGGTGACGACATCAGGCACGTTGGCCAGCACCGACGTAGATAACCCAGACAACACTTTCATACCCGCCTCGATTACTGGATCTAACGGTGACCTCACCATTGATGCCAATGGTCATTGGAATTTCACCGCGAACAGTGCGTTCAATCAATTAAACGTTGGCGATAAGGTCGAAGAAACCTTCACCGTGTCGTCTGTTGATGGCACACCATCGACCATCAAGGTGACGATTAATGGCACCAACGACAAAGCAACGGTCAGCACTGCAACCATTGCCATCGATGAAACCGACAAAGCGGTGACGACATCAGGCACGTTGGCCAGTACCGACGTAGATAATCCAGACAACACTTTCATACCCGCCTCGATTACTGGCTCTAACGGTGACCTCACCATTGATGCTAATGGACATTGGTCATTCACCGCGAACAGTGCGTTCAATCAATTAAACGTTGGCGATAAGGTCGAAGAAACCTTCACAGTGTCGTCTGTTGATGGCACACCATCGACCATCAAGGTCACGATTAATGGCACCAACGACAAAGCAACGGTCAGCACTGCAACCATTGCCATCGATGAGACTGACAAAGCGGTGACGACATCAGGCACGTTGACCAGCACCGACGTAGATAACCCAGACAACACTTTCATACCCGCCTCGATTACTGGATCTAACGGTGACCTCACCATTGATGCCAATGGTCATTGGGTGTTCACCGCAAGCAGCGCGTTCAATCAATTAAACGTCGGCGATAAGGTCGAAGAAACATTCACAGTGTCGTCTGTTGATGGCACACCATCGACCATCAAGGTCACAATTAATGGCACTAATGACAAAGCCACGGTCAGCAGCGCGACCATCGCCATTGATGAAACCGACCAAGCGGTAACGACTTCAGGCACACTAACCAGCACCGACGTAGATAACCCAGACAACACTTTCATACCCGCCTCGATTACTGGATCTAACGGTGACCTCACCATTGATGCCAATGGTCATTGGAATTTCACCGCGAACAGTGCGTTCAATCAATTAAACGTTGGCGATAAGGTCGAAGAAACCTTCACCGTGTCGTCTGTTGATGGCACACCATCGACCATCAAGGTGACGATTAATGGCACCAACGACAAAGCAACGGTCAGCACTGCAACCATTGCCATCGATGAGACTGACCAAGCGGTAACGACTTCAGGCACACTAACCAGTACCGACGTAGATAATCCAGACAACACTTTCATACCCGCCTCGATTACTGGATCTAACGGTGACCTCACCATTGATGCCAATGGTCATTGGAATTTCACCGCGAACAGTGCGTTCAATCAATTAAACGTCGGCGATAAGGTCGAAGAAACCTTCACAGTGTCGTCTGTTGATGGCACACCATCGACCATCAAAGTCACGATTAATGGCACTAATGACAAAGCAACGGTCAGCAGCGCGACCATCGCCATCGATGAAACCGACAAAGCGGTTACCACCTCGGGAACGTTGACCAGCACCGACGTAGATAATCCAGATAATGCGTTTACACCCGGTTCTATTTCAGGTGCTAACGGTGACCTGACCATTGATGCCAATGGTCATTGGGTGTTCACCGCGAACAGTGCATTCAATCAATTAAACGTTGGCGATAAGGTCGAAGAAACCTTCACAGTGTCGTCTGTTGATGGCACACCATCGACCATCAAGGTGACGATTAATGGCACCAACGACAAAGCAACGGTCAGCACTGCAACCATTGCCATCGATGAGACTGACCAAGCGGTAACGACTTCAGGCACACTAACCAGTACCGACGTAGATAATCCAGACAACACTTTCATACCCGCCTCGATTACTGGATCTAACGGTGACCTCACCATTGATGCCAATGGTCATTGGAATTTCACCGCGAACAGTGCGTTCAATCAATTAAACGTCGGCGATAAGGTCGAAGAAACCTTCACAGTGTCGTCTGTTGATGGCACACCATCGACCATCAAAGTCACGATTAATGGCACTAATGACAAAGCAACGGTCAGCAGCGCGACCATCGCCATCGATGAAACCGACAAAGCGGTTACCACCTCGGGAACGTTGACCAGCACCGACGTAGATAATCCAGATAATGCGTTTACACCCGGTTCTATTTCAGGTGCTAACGGTGACCTGACCATTGATGCCAATGGTCATTGGGTGTTCACCGCGAACAGTGCATTCAATCAATTAAACGTTGGCGATAAGGTCGAAGAAACCTTCACAGTGTCGTCTGTTGATGGCACACCATCGACCATCAAGGTGACGATTAATGGCACCAACGACAAAGCAACGGTCAGCACTGCAACCATTGCCATCGATGAGACTGACAAAGCGGTGACGACATCAGGCACGTTGGCCAGCACCGACGTAGATAACCCAGACAACACTTTCATACCCGCCTCGATTACTGGATCTAACGGTGACCTCACCATTGATGCCAATGGTCATTGGGTGTTCACCGCAAGCAGCGCGTTCAATCAATTAAACGTCGGCGATAAGGTCGAAGAAACATTCACAGTGTCGTCTGTTGATGGCACACCATCGACCATCAAGGTCACAATTAATGGCACTAATGACAAAGCCACGGTCAGCAGCGCGACCATCGCCATTGATGAAACCGACCAAGCGGTAACGACTTCAGGCACACTAACCAGCACCGACGTAGATAACCCAGACAACACTTTCATACCCGCCTCGATTACTGGATCTAACGGTGACCTCACCATTGATGCCAATGGTCATTGGAATTTCACCGCGAACAGTGCGTTCAATCAATTAAACGTTGGCGATAAGGTCGAAGAAACCTTCACCGTGTCGTCTGTTGATGGCACACCATCGACCATCAAGGTGACGATTAATGGCACCAACGACAAAGCAACGGTCAGCACTGCAACCATTGCCATCGATGAAACCGACAAAGCGGTGACGACATCAGGCACGTTGGCCAGTACCGACGTAGATAATCCAGACAACACTTTCATACCCGCCTCGATTACTGGCTCTAACGGTGACCTCACCATTGATGCTAATGGACATTGGTCATTCACCGCGAACAGTGCGTTCAATCAATTAAACGTTGGCGATAAGGTCGAAGAAACCTTCACAGTGTCGTCTGTTGATGGCACACCATCGACCATCAAGGTGACGATTAATGGCACTAATGATAAAGCGACGGTCAGTACCGCAACGGTCAGTGTGGATGAAACTGACAAAGCGGTTACCACCTCGGGAACACTAACCAGTACCGACGTAGATAATCCAGATAATACGTTTACACCCGGTTCTATTTCAGGCACTAATGGCGATCTGACTATTGATGCCAATGGTCATTGGGTGTTCACCGCAAGCAGCGCGTTCAATCAATTAAACGTTGGCGATAAGGTCGAAGAAACCTTCACAGTGTCGTCTGTTGATGGCACACCATCGACCATCAAGGTCACGATTAATGGCACCAACGACAAAGCAACGGTCAGCACTGCAACCATTGCCATCGATGAAACCGACAAAGCGGTTACCACCTCGGGAACGTTGACCAGCACCGACGTAGATAATCCAGATAATGCGTTTACACCCGGTTCTATTTCAGGTGCTAACGGTGACCTGACCATTGATGCCAATGGTCATTGGGTGTTCACCGCAAGCAGCGCGTTCAATCAATTAAACGTCGGCGATAAGGTCGAAGAAACATTCACAGTGTCGTCTGTTGATGGCACCCCATCGACCATCAAGGTGACGATTAATGGCACTAATGACAAAGCCACTGTTAGCAGTGCGACCGTTGCCATCAATGAGACTGACCAAGCGGTTACCACCTCGGGAACGTTGACCAGCACCGACGTAGATAATCCAGATAATGCGTTTACACCCGGTTCTATTTCAGGTGCTAACGGTGACCTGACCATTGATGCCAATGGTCATTGGGTGTTCACCGCGAACAGTGCATTCAATCAATTAAACGTTGGCGATAAGGTCGAAGAAACCTTCACAGTGTCGTCTGTTGATGGCACACCATCGACCATCAAGGTGACGATTAATGGCACCAACGACAAAGCAACGGTCAGTACCGCAACGGTCAGTGTGGATGAAACTGACAAAGCGGTGACGACATCAGGCACGTTGGCCAGCACCGACGTAGATAACCCAGACAACACTTTCATACCCGCCTCGATTACTGGATCTAACGGTGACCTGACCATTGATGCCAATGGTCATTGGGTGTTCACCGCGAACAGTGCATTCAATCAATTAAACGTTGGCGATAAGGTCGAAGAAACCTTCACAGTGTCGTCTGTTGATGGCACACCATCGACCATCAAGGTGACGATTAATGGCACCAACGACAAAGCAACGGTCAGCACTGCAACCATTGCCATCGATGAGACTGACCAAGCGGTAACGACTTCAGGCACACTAACCAGTACCGACGTAGATAATCCAGACAACACTTTCATACCCGCCTCGATTACTGGATCTAACGGTGACCTCACCATTGATGCCAATGGTCATTGGAATTTCACCGCGAACAGTGCGTTCAATCAATTAAACGTCGGCGATAAGGTCGAAGAAACCTTCACAGTGTCGTCTGTTGATGGCACACCATCGACCATCAAAGTCACGATTAATGGCACTAATGACAAAGCAACGGTCAGCAGCGCGACCATCGCCATCGATGAAACCGACAAAGCGGTTACCACCTCGGGAACGTTGACCAGCACCGACGTAGATAATCCAGATAATGCGTT
This Vibrio navarrensis DNA region includes the following protein-coding sequences:
- the ltrA gene encoding group II intron reverse transcriptase/maturase, translating into MVASSEVSASPNGTQWQSIDWKAVESHVLKLQMRIEKATREGKHSKAKALQWILTHSRSAKLLAVKRVSQNKGSNTPGIDGVIWNTDARRMTAVDQLNRKGYRAKPLRRIYIPKKNGKLRPLGIPCMIDRAQQALYLLALEPISETIADPNSYGFRPNRSTADAIAQCFKCLCLKRSGRWVLEGDIKACFDKIGHEWLLEHVQIDKRMLKQWLGSGYIDKGLFYRTSEGTPQGGIISPTLMLLTLAGLEKLVKEVAKKSGERVNFIGYADDFVITGSSKDVLVNEVKPRVIDFLKERGLTLSEEKTHITHIDDGFDFLGFNLRKYKGKLLIKPSKSNVLSFLGNLRELIKKHATMPVNDLIRLLNPKLKGWANYYRHCVAKRTFGYLGHQIFWLLWRWAVRRHPTKPKDWVRRKYYMNRSGGWQFHGWQKIANMDCHYNLIQIAKTPIKRHVKIRSAATPFDPLYQDYLAKRKPKKESRHSWFDPALTAI